From a single Ischnura elegans chromosome 7, ioIscEleg1.1, whole genome shotgun sequence genomic region:
- the LOC124162032 gene encoding uncharacterized protein LOC124162032 encodes MEDSGVASSVGTRKATPTTPTERPGVATQLQTLKPTAGPPAWVPETPRPTKDPALIALEYYRTYDAMTGIRIAATLGGFFSLMVFMVVYKSKCRCRSSRKSHISEEELAEAVARIEAEERAAAAEGAAIMAAVAAAAQEQGVEGEEAPLEAYYALMARSGFSRRAASFSIPRHSLASFTNTTPRASCGNCAAAASSFRQRSLQQRRWGSGSGPRMPRRRRGKSLPGYPTFGEAGAPSDAAAIAAAVEAAAALTPSTRHNSFSRQNSFSQRTSFSRQNSFSQRMSFSRQNSISRHDDDSSCCYLEVPRRLSSVGSGSVSSYLEKRGSVVLLGLPPFPPPPPPPRRPRLASPPPLASHKRRRKRRDSSRSSNSGGTYPIDINVIQPTPDVSPRGSERQLAGPRGAADTPAQAARVLAPLASYGTGGSSSSAASSLSSDCVPPPGGDFDARNGDFDARSVGSDSVFFDESSLAGSRRASSVAPISSDSEEGPIPQPTNLLTVPQGAGGPVWERAPHPSSIKQSPNFLMVPSANLRPTASALPRPPPPASPRPPGRWTVDGGFSVGGRKATAPVNKPSCETISAQVSALPQLATTPESPPPAPLLQSPGEDVRSACLYRPFEAQPAAERPTILRLDATSAYRSSLTSPKSQPTPPLCLSSSPISDPLAFPMFGSGSCEQLTVPDKGSRETLF; translated from the exons ATGGAAGACTCGGGCGTCGCCTCGTCGGTTGGGACGAGAAAAGCGACGCCAACGACGCCGACGGAGAGGCCAGGCGTCGCGACGCAGCTGCAGACGCTGAAGCCGACGGCCGGTCCCCCTGCTTGGGTTCCGGAGACGCCGAGGCCCACGAAAGACCCCGCGCTCATCGCGTTGGAGTACTACCGCACTTACGACGCCATGACGGGCATCCGCATCGCAGCCACCCTCGGAGGATTCTTCAGCCTCATGGTGTTCATGGTGGTGTACAAGAGCAAGTGCAG GTGCCGTTCGAGCCGCAAGAGTCACATCAGCGAGGAGGAGTTGGCGGAGGCGGTGGCGCGGATAGAGGCGGAGGAGCGGGCCGCGGCAGCGGAGGGTGCGGCCATCATGGCTGCGGTGGCTGCGGCGGCGCAGGAGCAGGGCGTGGAGGGCGAGGAGGCACCTCTGGAGGCCTACTACGCCCTCATGGCGCGGAGCGGCTTCTCTAGGCGAGCGGCTTCCTTCTCCATCCCCAGACACTCACTCGCCAGCTTCACCAACACTACGCCCCGCGCCTCGTGCGGCAACTGCGCCGCCGCCGCGTCCTCGTTCCGACAGAGGAGCCTACAGCAGCGAAG GTGGGGCAGTGGTAGCGGACCTCGGATGCCGCGCAGGAGACGGGGCAAGAGCTTGCCCGGATACCCAACCTTCGGGGAGGCGGGGGCACCCAGCGACGCGGCGGCAATCGCGGCCGCCGTGGAGGCCGCCGCCGCCCTCACGCCTTCCACGCGTCACAACAGTTTCAGCCGACAGAACAGCTTCAGCCAGCGCACCAGCTTCAGCCGACAGAACAGCTTCAGCCAGCGCATGAGCTTCAGTCGCCAGAACAGCATCAGCCGACACGACGACGACTCGTCGTGCTGCTACCTCGAGGTTCCTCGGCGGCTCAGCTCCGTCGGATCGGGCTCAGTGAGCTCGTACCTCGAGAAGCGTGGCTCCGTGGTTCTGCTTGGTCTGCCCCCGTTcccgccccctcccccgcccccgcGGAGGCCGCGCCTCGCCTCCCCGCCGCCCCTGGCATCCCATAAGCGCCGCCGGAAAAGGAGGGACTCCTCGCGGTCGTCCAACTCCGGGGGCACCTACCCCATCGACATCAACGTCATCCAACCCACGCCCGACGTGTCGCCGCGCGGCAGCGAGCGGCAACTGGCGGGCCCGAGGGGCGCGGCAGACACCCCTGCGCAAGCGGCGCGGGTGTTGGCTCCGCTGGCCTCGTACGGCACGGGCGGGAGCAGCAGCAGTGCGGCGTCCTCGCTGAGCAGTGACTGCGTCCCGCCGCCCGGCGGAGACTTCGACGCCCGCAACGGAGACTTCGACGCGCGGTCCGTGGGCTCCGACTCCGTCTTCTTCGACGAGTCGTCACTGGCGGGCAGCCGGAGGGCCTCTTCCGTGGCGCCCATCTCGTCGGACAGCGAGGAGGGGCCCATCCCGCAGCCCACCAACCTGCTGACGGTTCCGCAGGGGGCCGGAGGGCCCGTGTGGGAGCGGGCCCCGCACCCGTCCTCCATCAAGCAGTCCCCCAACTTCCTCATGGTGCCGTCGGCGAACCTGCGGCCCACGGCGTCCGCGCTTCCCCGACCCCCGCCACCAGCCTCGCCCAGGCCCCCAGGAAGGTGGACCGTGGACGGAGGCTTCTCGGTTGGGGGCAGGAAGGCCACCGCCCCCGTAAACAAGCCCTCCTGTGAGACTATCAGCGCGCAG GTGTCCGCTTTGCCGCAGCTGGCGACCACCCCAGAGTCTCCCCCTCCGGCGCCCCTCCTGCAGAGCCCGGGCGAGGACGTGAGGAGCGCCTGCTTGTACCGGCCGTTCGAGGCGCAGCCGGCCGCCGAGAGGCCCACCATCCTCCGCCTGGACGCCACCTCCGCGTACCGCTCTTCGCTCACCTCCCCCAAGTCCCAGCCCACGCCGCCGCTGTGCCTGTCGTCGTCGCCGATCTCCGACCCCCTCGCCTTCCCAATGTTCGGATCCGGATCCTGCGAGCAACTCACGGTGCCCGACAAGGGATCCAGGGAGACGCTTTTCTAG